A region of Myxococcus stipitatus DSM 14675 DNA encodes the following proteins:
- a CDS encoding NADP-dependent oxidoreductase codes for MSQTQHVNRRIILASLPKGAPSARDFRLEEVPVPTVGEGQVLLRTVYLSLDPYMRNLMDEVGPGYAPPVKPGEPMVGGTVSRVVESKHPGFRPGEVVLSNAGWQDYAVSDGKDLMPLGGLARPSLALGGLGMPAFTAYVGLLDIGQPKAGETVVVAAATGAVGAVVGQLAKLRGARVVGIAGGADKCRYAVEELGFDVCLDRREGKLAERLAAACPNGIDVYFENVGGEVLDAVIPRLNNGARVPVCGVITNYNAESLPPGPNRLPLLMTTVLQKRIRMEGFIILDHYATRFEAFRRDMGAWVDAGQVKLREDVVEGLENAPAAFMGLLEGRNFGKLVVRVGDA; via the coding sequence ATGTCACAGACCCAGCACGTCAATCGCCGCATCATCCTCGCGAGCCTTCCCAAGGGCGCGCCGAGCGCACGGGACTTCCGGCTCGAAGAGGTGCCCGTCCCCACGGTGGGAGAAGGGCAGGTGCTGCTGCGCACGGTGTACCTCTCGCTGGACCCGTACATGCGCAACCTGATGGACGAGGTGGGGCCGGGCTATGCGCCCCCGGTGAAGCCCGGCGAGCCGATGGTGGGCGGCACGGTCAGCCGCGTCGTCGAGTCCAAGCACCCCGGCTTCCGTCCCGGTGAGGTGGTGTTGAGCAACGCGGGCTGGCAGGACTACGCGGTGTCGGACGGCAAGGACCTGATGCCGCTGGGTGGACTGGCGCGTCCGTCGCTGGCGCTGGGCGGGCTGGGGATGCCGGCGTTCACGGCCTACGTGGGGTTGCTCGACATCGGCCAGCCGAAGGCGGGGGAGACGGTGGTCGTGGCGGCGGCGACCGGCGCGGTGGGCGCGGTCGTCGGGCAGCTCGCGAAGCTGCGGGGCGCGCGGGTGGTGGGCATCGCGGGTGGAGCGGACAAGTGCCGCTACGCCGTGGAGGAGCTGGGGTTCGATGTCTGCCTGGACCGGCGGGAGGGGAAGCTGGCGGAGCGCCTGGCCGCGGCGTGCCCCAACGGCATCGACGTCTACTTCGAGAATGTCGGAGGCGAGGTGCTCGACGCGGTGATTCCGCGGCTCAACAACGGCGCGCGCGTGCCGGTGTGCGGGGTCATCACGAACTACAACGCCGAGTCGCTGCCGCCCGGCCCGAACCGGCTGCCGCTGCTGATGACGACGGTGCTCCAGAAGCGCATCCGCATGGAGGGCTTCATCATCCTCGACCACTACGCCACGCGCTTCGAGGCCTTCCGCCGCGACATGGGCGCGTGGGTCGACGCGGGTCAGGTGAAGCTGCGCGAGGACGTGGTCGAGGGCCTGGAGAACGCGCCGGCGGCCTTCATGGGCCTGCTCGAGGGCCGCAACTTCGGCAAGCTCGTGGTGCGCGTCGGCGACGCGTGA
- a CDS encoding TetR/AcrR family transcriptional regulator, whose product MSASGVDVRRHILEVAHPLLVRKGFSAVGLAEVLEAAQVPKGSFYHYFGSKESFGEALLEAYFTDCLARMDDLLSKRGTSAQRLVAYFRDWLESQTEADTQQRCLVVKLGAEVCDLSENMRAVLDRGTQRIVARIARGIEAGKKDGSVKTALDAQTAAVTLYQSWLGASLLAKITRDRAPLDTAMSNTRRMLGMTKDG is encoded by the coding sequence ATGAGTGCCTCTGGGGTTGATGTCCGTCGCCACATCCTGGAAGTGGCCCACCCGCTGCTGGTCCGAAAGGGCTTCTCCGCCGTCGGTCTGGCGGAGGTGCTCGAGGCCGCGCAGGTGCCCAAGGGCTCGTTCTACCATTACTTCGGCTCCAAGGAGTCCTTCGGCGAGGCGCTGCTGGAGGCCTACTTCACCGACTGCCTGGCGCGCATGGACGACCTGCTGTCGAAGCGGGGCACGTCCGCCCAGCGGCTCGTCGCATACTTCCGCGACTGGCTGGAGTCCCAGACGGAGGCCGACACCCAGCAGCGCTGTCTCGTCGTCAAGCTGGGCGCGGAGGTCTGCGACCTGTCCGAGAACATGCGCGCGGTGCTGGACCGAGGCACCCAGCGCATCGTCGCGCGCATTGCTCGCGGCATCGAAGCCGGCAAGAAGGACGGCTCGGTGAAGACAGCGCTCGATGCGCAGACGGCCGCCGTCACCCTCTATCAGAGCTGGCTCGGCGCCAGCCTGCTCGCGAAGATCACCCGCGACCGCGCGCCCCTCGACACCGCCATGAGCAACACGCGGCGGATGCTGGGGATGACGAAGGACGGCTGA
- a CDS encoding alkaline phosphatase family protein, with the protein MATPIRYVFVLMLENRSFDHMLGFSGITGTDAVTGKHTVLNGLTGNEFNTFEGRRYPVSSPADYVMPVGPHHDFLDVLLQLTGVNWASHAEHFKAPVVKYPPITLSGFVESYVAAAHEAQLPTADPGEIMRCYAPQQLPVLNALAREFAVCDQWFSSMPGPTWPNRFFVNAATAGGLDHSPSMAECIEWEEHLDGGFRFERGSLLTNPNLTSRIYAGGDVCIAKATAGVHLLDVRSYEDFPRDLMERPVAQYTFIEPKYGKVTDDSYAGGNSQHPRDDVRHGEWLIRSTYEAIRKSPVWNESMLIVTWDEHGGFYDHVAPPQAVAPRDTWRMPPAVNKYGFTFQQYGVRVPAVVISPWVPRNVIDHRLYDHASVPATLKAAFGLTPMSLRDGTASHLLPLASLSSPRTDCPETLPWPQGFESIPPPAPSAAKPPEPTDLVAEGHLPGFLHLVLRTDLALSPPAQRPEILARVRAIQTRADAEQYIREVDEKRAAATAQPAQVAARR; encoded by the coding sequence GAGAATCGTTCCTTCGACCATATGTTGGGGTTCTCGGGAATCACAGGCACCGACGCGGTCACGGGCAAGCACACGGTGCTCAATGGCCTGACCGGGAACGAGTTCAACACCTTCGAGGGGCGCCGCTACCCGGTGAGCAGCCCCGCGGACTACGTGATGCCCGTGGGGCCCCATCACGACTTCCTGGACGTGCTCCTGCAGCTCACGGGCGTCAACTGGGCGTCCCACGCCGAGCACTTCAAGGCCCCCGTCGTGAAGTATCCGCCCATCACGCTGTCGGGCTTCGTCGAGAGCTATGTCGCCGCGGCGCACGAGGCCCAGCTCCCGACGGCGGACCCGGGTGAAATCATGAGGTGTTACGCCCCTCAGCAACTCCCGGTGCTCAACGCGCTCGCTCGGGAGTTCGCCGTCTGTGACCAGTGGTTCTCCTCCATGCCCGGCCCCACCTGGCCCAACCGGTTCTTCGTCAACGCGGCGACGGCGGGGGGCCTCGACCACAGCCCCAGCATGGCGGAGTGCATCGAGTGGGAAGAGCACCTGGACGGCGGGTTCCGGTTCGAGCGTGGCTCATTGCTCACGAATCCCAATCTCACGTCGAGAATCTACGCGGGTGGGGACGTCTGCATCGCCAAGGCCACCGCGGGAGTCCATCTCCTGGATGTCCGCTCCTACGAGGACTTCCCCCGGGACCTCATGGAGCGCCCGGTCGCCCAATACACCTTCATCGAGCCGAAGTACGGCAAAGTGACGGATGACTCATACGCGGGAGGCAACTCCCAGCATCCGCGAGACGACGTCCGGCACGGCGAGTGGCTCATCAGGTCCACCTACGAGGCGATTCGCAAGTCGCCTGTCTGGAATGAGAGCATGCTCATCGTCACCTGGGACGAGCACGGTGGCTTCTACGACCACGTGGCACCGCCCCAGGCGGTGGCGCCTCGGGACACGTGGCGGATGCCCCCGGCCGTCAACAAGTACGGGTTCACCTTCCAGCAATACGGTGTCCGGGTCCCCGCTGTCGTCATCTCGCCGTGGGTCCCCCGGAATGTCATCGACCACCGGCTCTACGACCACGCCTCGGTGCCGGCGACGCTCAAGGCCGCCTTCGGCCTCACGCCCATGTCGCTGCGCGACGGGACCGCGAGCCACCTGCTCCCGCTCGCCTCGTTGTCCTCGCCCAGGACGGACTGCCCGGAGACCCTGCCGTGGCCGCAAGGCTTCGAGTCCATCCCCCCGCCCGCGCCGAGCGCCGCGAAGCCCCCGGAGCCGACCGACCTGGTGGCCGAAGGCCATCTGCCCGGCTTCCTGCACCTCGTGTTGCGCACGGACCTGGCGCTGTCTCCCCCCGCGCAGCGCCCGGAGATTCTCGCCCGGGTGCGCGCAATCCAGACGCGTGCCGACGCGGAGCAGTACATCCGTGAAGTCGACGAGAAGCGCGCCGCCGCCACGGCACAGCCCGCACAGGTCGCGGCCCGTCGGTGA